One window from the genome of Pseudomonas sp. L5B5 encodes:
- the folX gene encoding dihydroneopterin triphosphate 2'-epimerase, with translation MPQLQPGMARIRVKDLLLRTYIGINEEEILNKQDVLINLTILYPAQDAVRDNDIDHALNYRTITKAIIAHVEGNRFALLERLTQELLDLVMNNASVQYAEVEVDKPHALRFAESVSITLAASR, from the coding sequence ATGCCACAACTTCAGCCAGGAATGGCTCGCATCCGAGTCAAGGACCTGCTCCTGCGGACCTACATCGGAATCAACGAGGAAGAAATCCTCAACAAGCAGGATGTGCTGATCAACCTGACCATCCTGTACCCCGCGCAGGATGCCGTGCGCGACAACGACATCGATCACGCGCTGAACTACCGCACCATCACCAAGGCGATCATCGCCCACGTCGAAGGCAATCGCTTCGCCCTGCTGGAGCGCCTGACCCAGGAACTGCTGGACCTGGTGATGAATAACGCCTCGGTGCAGTACGCCGAGGTCGAAGTCGACAAGCCCCATGCCCTGCGCTTTGCCGAGTCGGTGTCGATCACGTTGGCGGCAAGTCGCTAG
- a CDS encoding DUF1244 domain-containing protein has product MSPQQRLELEAAAFRRLVAHLDNRKDVQNIDLMNLAGFCRNCLSKWYKAEADERQIEVSLDDAREVVYGMPYAEWKNLYQKEASAEQQAAFAKGKPND; this is encoded by the coding sequence ATGTCCCCTCAACAACGCCTGGAACTGGAAGCGGCGGCCTTTCGCCGCCTGGTGGCCCATCTGGACAACCGCAAGGACGTGCAGAACATCGACCTGATGAACCTTGCCGGGTTCTGCCGCAATTGCCTGTCCAAGTGGTACAAGGCCGAGGCCGATGAACGCCAGATCGAGGTCAGCCTCGATGACGCCCGTGAAGTGGTGTACGGCATGCCCTACGCCGAATGGAAAAATCTCTATCAGAAAGAAGCCAGCGCCGAGCAGCAAGCGGCGTTCGCCAAAGGAAAACCCAATGATTGA
- a CDS encoding HopJ type III effector protein, producing the protein MIDLNTLRASLNSGEHAFADTLAFVATGYDYQPQAFNNGGVDNAAGQNEGSCKTLGLALLEGLSDQEALLAFGEHYRSVLATPEGSDHGNIRALITHGLAGVKFAAQPLTRR; encoded by the coding sequence ATGATTGACCTCAACACCCTGCGCGCCAGCCTGAACAGCGGTGAACACGCGTTTGCCGACACCCTGGCCTTTGTCGCCACCGGTTACGACTACCAGCCACAGGCCTTCAACAACGGCGGCGTGGACAATGCCGCCGGGCAGAACGAAGGTTCGTGCAAGACCCTGGGCCTGGCCCTGCTCGAAGGCCTGAGCGACCAGGAGGCCTTGCTGGCCTTCGGCGAACACTACCGTTCGGTACTGGCCACCCCCGAGGGCAGCGATCACGGCAACATCCGCGCCCTGATCACCCACGGCCTGGCCGGCGTCAAGTTTGCCGCCCAGCCGCTGACCCGCCGCTGA
- the trxB gene encoding thioredoxin-disulfide reductase, whose product MSDVRHSRVIILGSGPAGYSAAVYAARANLKPLLITGMQAGGQLTTTTEVDNWPGDVHGLTGPVLMERMREHAERFETEIVFDHINAVDFAAKPYTLTGDSGTYTCDALIIATGASARYLGLPSEEAFMGKGVSACATCDGFFYRNKPVAVVGGGNTAVEEALYLANIASKVTLIHRRDTFRAEKILIDKLHARVAEGKIELKLNATLDEVLGDNMGVTGARLKNNDGSFDELKVDGVFIAIGHTPNTSLFEGQLALKDGYLIVQGGREGNATATSVEGIFAAGDVADHVYRQAITSAGAGCMAALDTERYLDGLQNASF is encoded by the coding sequence ATGTCTGATGTACGTCATTCGCGTGTGATTATTCTAGGTTCCGGCCCTGCCGGTTACAGCGCTGCGGTCTACGCTGCCCGCGCCAACCTGAAACCGCTGCTGATCACTGGCATGCAGGCCGGCGGCCAGCTGACCACCACCACCGAAGTCGACAACTGGCCAGGCGACGTGCACGGCCTGACCGGCCCGGTACTGATGGAGCGGATGCGCGAGCACGCCGAGCGTTTCGAGACCGAGATCGTCTTCGATCACATCAACGCCGTGGACTTCGCCGCCAAGCCCTACACCCTGACAGGTGACAGCGGCACCTACACCTGCGACGCCCTGATCATCGCCACCGGCGCCAGCGCTCGCTACCTGGGCCTGCCGTCGGAAGAAGCCTTCATGGGCAAGGGTGTCTCGGCCTGCGCCACCTGCGACGGCTTCTTCTACCGCAACAAGCCAGTGGCCGTGGTCGGTGGCGGCAACACCGCTGTCGAGGAAGCCCTGTACCTGGCCAACATCGCCAGCAAGGTTACCCTGATCCACCGCCGCGACACGTTCCGCGCCGAGAAGATCCTGATCGACAAGCTCCACGCCCGTGTGGCCGAAGGCAAGATCGAGCTCAAGCTGAACGCGACCCTAGATGAAGTGCTGGGCGACAACATGGGCGTGACCGGTGCTCGCCTGAAGAACAACGATGGCAGCTTCGACGAGCTGAAAGTCGACGGCGTGTTCATCGCCATCGGCCACACTCCGAACACCTCGCTGTTCGAAGGCCAGCTGGCGCTCAAGGACGGTTACCTGATCGTGCAGGGCGGTCGTGAAGGCAATGCCACCGCCACCAGCGTCGAGGGCATCTTCGCCGCCGGCGACGTGGCCGACCACGTCTACCGCCAGGCCATCACCTCGGCCGGCGCCGGTTGCATGGCGGCCCTGGACACCGAGCGTTACCTGGACGGTCTGCAGAACGCTTCGTTCTGA
- the cysZ gene encoding sulfate transporter CysZ — MPAPVLSGPQYLREGLKLILSPGLRLFVLLPLLVNLVLFVGLIYLAGHQFSLWVDTLMPTLPNWLSFLSYVLWPLFVVLVGLMVFFTFTMLANIIAAPFNGFLAEKVETVVRGTDDFPAFSWGELLAMIPRTLAREMRKLGYFLPRAIGLFILSLIPVVNLVAAPLWLLFGIWMMAIQYIDYPADNHKMSWQDMLAWLREKRWQSLGFGGIVYLALMIPFVNILMMPAAVAGATLFWVRERGVDKLPAQQD; from the coding sequence ATGCCCGCCCCTGTCCTGTCCGGCCCGCAATACCTGCGCGAAGGCCTGAAGCTGATCCTCAGTCCCGGCCTGCGCCTGTTCGTCCTCCTGCCCCTGCTGGTCAACCTGGTGCTGTTCGTCGGATTGATCTATCTGGCCGGCCACCAGTTCAGCCTCTGGGTCGACACCCTGATGCCAACCCTGCCGAACTGGCTGAGTTTTCTCAGCTATGTCCTGTGGCCACTGTTCGTGGTGCTGGTGGGGCTGATGGTGTTCTTCACCTTCACCATGCTGGCCAACATCATCGCTGCTCCCTTCAACGGTTTCCTGGCGGAAAAAGTCGAGACCGTGGTCCGGGGCACCGACGACTTCCCGGCGTTCAGCTGGGGCGAACTGTTGGCGATGATCCCCCGCACCCTGGCCCGGGAGATGCGCAAGCTGGGCTATTTCCTGCCCCGGGCCATCGGCCTGTTCATCCTCTCGCTGATCCCGGTGGTCAACCTGGTGGCCGCACCGCTGTGGCTGCTGTTCGGTATCTGGATGATGGCCATCCAGTACATCGACTACCCGGCGGACAACCACAAGATGAGCTGGCAGGACATGCTTGCCTGGCTGCGCGAGAAGCGCTGGCAGAGCCTGGGGTTCGGCGGCATCGTCTACCTGGCGCTGATGATTCCCTTCGTCAACATTCTGATGATGCCCGCCGCCGTGGCTGGGGCGACGCTGTTCTGGGTGCGTGAGCGTGGCGTGGACAAGCTGCCGGCCCAGCAAGACTGA
- a CDS encoding GlxA family transcriptional regulator: MVSQAKIIQFLILPQVNMLDLSGPLRVFATGNELLAATGQAPAYEVGVIAAQAPLQSSEGLALHPLPLPEVRSPCDTLLVIGGHGVENACREGSLPRWIGQKAATTRRMVSICNGAFLLAAAGLLDGRRAVTHWSRCEALARCFPQVRVEPDSIFINDGSIWTSAGVTAGIDLALALVEEDLGHDLALEIARYLVVFLKRPGGQAQFSVPLFLQHRAGGFAQLHAWITENVAQDLSVAVLAQQVGMSERSFLRHYRDQTGVTPAKAVERIRVEAARQLLDETPWPLKRIALRCGLGCEATFRRAFQRAFGVTAQEYRQRFSPRAEAQASPL; the protein is encoded by the coding sequence ATGGTGTCGCAAGCCAAGATCATCCAGTTCCTGATACTTCCCCAGGTGAACATGCTCGATCTCTCGGGCCCGTTGCGAGTGTTCGCCACCGGCAACGAATTGCTGGCCGCCACTGGCCAGGCTCCGGCCTATGAGGTCGGGGTGATCGCCGCCCAGGCGCCGCTGCAGTCCTCCGAGGGCCTGGCATTGCACCCCTTGCCACTGCCCGAGGTTCGCTCTCCCTGCGACACCTTGTTGGTGATTGGCGGCCATGGTGTGGAAAACGCGTGCCGCGAAGGTTCCCTGCCGCGCTGGATCGGGCAGAAGGCTGCGACCACTCGACGGATGGTATCGATCTGCAACGGGGCGTTCCTGCTGGCGGCTGCCGGATTGCTCGACGGGCGGCGGGCGGTGACCCACTGGAGTCGCTGCGAGGCCCTGGCCCGGTGCTTTCCCCAGGTGCGGGTGGAGCCCGATTCGATCTTCATCAATGACGGGTCGATCTGGACCTCGGCCGGAGTCACGGCCGGCATCGATCTCGCGCTGGCGCTGGTGGAAGAGGACCTGGGGCACGACCTGGCGTTGGAGATCGCCCGCTACCTGGTGGTATTTCTCAAGCGCCCCGGTGGCCAGGCCCAGTTCAGCGTGCCGTTGTTCCTGCAGCATCGCGCGGGTGGTTTTGCCCAGCTGCATGCCTGGATCACCGAAAATGTCGCCCAGGATCTGTCAGTGGCGGTGCTGGCGCAGCAGGTGGGAATGAGCGAGCGCAGTTTCCTGCGGCACTATCGGGACCAGACCGGCGTCACGCCGGCCAAGGCGGTGGAGCGGATCCGAGTGGAGGCGGCGCGGCAGTTGCTGGATGAAACACCGTGGCCGCTCAAACGGATCGCCCTGCGATGCGGCCTGGGCTGCGAGGCGACGTTTCGCCGCGCATTCCAGCGTGCCTTCGGGGTCACCGCCCAGGAATACCGCCAGCGCTTCAGCCCTCGCGCCGAGGCCCAAGCGTCCCCTCTGTGA
- a CDS encoding DJ-1/PfpI family protein, translating to MLLNPDTPLKVGILIAPGFALMDIAGAHSVFGMAPHTELHVLWKDRAPIHAMPDFITCATTPFDECPPDLDVLVVGAVGVAAIEDPQLIDFLRKQCPRTRFVISICAGALLLGAAGFLQGRRATTNLHLIDALEAFGAEAVGGGEVVIDGPLYSAGPATGSFEAALKVLALLRGEPIAKLMELTIEYHPRPPFNVGTAELAGPELTAQTQALYADFFRQSTEAALEHYRNAHAAPC from the coding sequence ATGCTGCTCAACCCAGATACACCATTGAAAGTCGGTATTCTCATTGCCCCGGGGTTCGCCCTGATGGACATCGCCGGCGCCCATTCGGTCTTCGGCATGGCGCCCCACACCGAACTGCATGTGCTCTGGAAGGACCGCGCGCCCATCCATGCCATGCCGGACTTCATCACCTGTGCCACCACGCCATTCGACGAATGCCCGCCCGACCTCGATGTGCTGGTGGTGGGCGCCGTGGGCGTGGCGGCCATCGAGGATCCGCAATTGATCGACTTCCTGCGCAAGCAGTGCCCTCGTACGCGTTTCGTCATTTCCATCTGTGCTGGCGCCCTGCTGCTGGGGGCGGCCGGTTTCCTGCAAGGTCGCCGGGCCACTACCAACCTCCATCTGATCGACGCCCTGGAGGCGTTCGGGGCCGAAGCGGTCGGCGGTGGCGAGGTGGTGATCGACGGGCCGCTGTACAGTGCCGGCCCCGCCACCGGCTCATTCGAAGCAGCACTGAAGGTACTGGCCCTGCTGCGCGGTGAACCGATCGCCAAGCTGATGGAGCTGACCATCGAGTACCACCCACGACCGCCGTTCAATGTCGGCACCGCCGAGCTGGCCGGCCCCGAACTCACCGCCCAGACCCAGGCGCTGTACGCCGACTTTTTTCGCCAGAGTACCGAGGCGGCACTCGAGCACTATCGCAACGCCCATGCAGCGCCTTGCTGA
- a CDS encoding glycosyltransferase family 4 protein: protein MTTALHITLITETFPPEINGVANTLGRLCDGLRARGHQVELVRPRQGCDQSRGSDEALLLCRGWPLPGYPGLQWGQSSMHKLLRRWKRQRPDVLYIATEGPLGLSALRAAKRLGISVVSGFHTNFQQYSSQYGLGLLTRLLTHYLRWFHNRSKLTLVPSASQRLELERRHFERLALLSRGVDSQLFHPARRVNELRASWGLGPDDLAVIHVGRLAPEKNLGLLKRCFAQLQATYPQRRMRLIVVGDGPQRMALEKSLPEALFCGSQRGEALAAHYACGDVFLFPSLTETFGNVVLEALASGLAVVAYDQAAAAQHIRHGYNGVLAMPGDEIAFCDAASWLLEEAETLRRVRLNARQHASRQGWAAIIEQFEDQLRGACQQAPAASDKSVVVAPNTLQGGIETLGTARGLPPSPPGTGG from the coding sequence ATGACGACAGCCCTGCACATCACCCTCATCACCGAGACCTTCCCGCCGGAAATCAACGGCGTGGCCAACACGCTTGGCCGCCTGTGCGATGGCCTGCGGGCCCGTGGCCACCAGGTGGAACTGGTGCGCCCGCGCCAGGGTTGCGACCAGAGCCGTGGCAGCGATGAAGCCTTGCTGCTGTGCCGAGGCTGGCCGTTGCCCGGCTATCCGGGATTGCAGTGGGGCCAGTCGTCGATGCACAAACTGCTGCGCCGCTGGAAACGCCAGCGCCCGGATGTGCTGTACATCGCCACCGAAGGGCCTTTGGGGTTGTCCGCGCTGCGGGCCGCCAAGCGCCTGGGAATCTCGGTGGTCAGTGGCTTCCATACCAACTTCCAGCAGTACTCCAGCCAGTATGGCCTGGGCCTGCTGACTCGCTTGCTGACCCACTACCTGCGCTGGTTCCACAACCGCTCCAAGCTGACCCTGGTACCCAGCGCCAGCCAGCGCCTGGAGCTGGAGCGCCGCCACTTCGAACGCCTGGCGCTGCTGTCCCGGGGGGTCGACAGCCAGTTGTTCCACCCGGCCAGGCGAGTCAATGAACTGCGCGCCAGCTGGGGCCTGGGGCCCGACGACCTGGCGGTGATCCATGTCGGGCGCCTGGCGCCGGAAAAGAACCTGGGCTTGCTCAAGCGCTGCTTCGCGCAACTGCAAGCGACCTATCCGCAACGCAGGATGAGACTGATCGTGGTGGGTGACGGCCCGCAGCGGATGGCACTGGAGAAGAGCCTGCCCGAAGCGCTGTTCTGCGGCAGCCAGAGAGGCGAAGCCTTGGCGGCCCACTATGCCTGTGGTGATGTGTTCCTGTTTCCCAGCCTGACCGAGACCTTCGGCAACGTGGTACTGGAAGCCCTGGCTTCGGGGCTGGCGGTCGTGGCCTACGACCAGGCTGCGGCGGCCCAGCATATCCGCCATGGCTATAACGGCGTGCTGGCGATGCCGGGAGACGAGATTGCCTTCTGCGATGCCGCCAGCTGGTTGCTGGAGGAGGCCGAGACCCTGCGCCGGGTACGCCTCAACGCCCGGCAGCACGCCAGCCGCCAGGGCTGGGCCGCGATCATCGAGCAGTTCGAGGATCAATTGCGTGGCGCCTGCCAGCAGGCACCGGCAGCGAGCGACAAAAGCGTTGTCGTTGCGCCGAACACTCTCCAGGGCGGGATCGAGACACTCGGCACGGCAAGGGGGTTGCCCCCCTCGCCGCCCGGCACCGGTGGCTAG
- a CDS encoding NADH:flavin oxidoreductase — MPVQALFKPFQLGALELPTRVVMAPMTRSFSPGGVPNAKVIEYYRRRAAAGVGLIITEGTTIGHRASNGYPHVPQFHGEAALAGWKKVVDAVHAEGGKIVPQLWHVGNVRRLGTEPDASVPGYGPTEKLKDGKLVVHGMTHQDIQEVIAAFAQAARDARDIGMDGVEIHGAHGYLVDQFFWEGTNQRTDEYGGDLAQRSRFAIELIQAVRAAVGPDFPIILRFSQWKQQDYNARLVQTPQALEAFLKPLAEAGVDIFHCSTRRFWEPEFEGSELNLAGWTRKLTGKPTITVGSVGLDGEFLQFMVNTDKVAQPASLENLLQRLGNEEFDLVAVGRALLVDPDWAQKVREGREQEILPFSREALTTLV, encoded by the coding sequence ATGCCTGTCCAAGCCTTGTTCAAACCCTTCCAGCTGGGCGCGCTGGAATTGCCGACCCGCGTCGTGATGGCCCCGATGACCCGGTCGTTCTCGCCGGGCGGCGTACCCAACGCCAAGGTCATCGAGTACTACCGTCGGCGGGCTGCGGCCGGTGTGGGCCTGATCATCACCGAAGGCACCACCATCGGGCACCGGGCATCCAACGGTTATCCCCATGTGCCGCAGTTTCACGGCGAGGCCGCGTTGGCCGGCTGGAAGAAGGTGGTGGACGCAGTCCACGCCGAGGGCGGCAAGATCGTCCCGCAGCTCTGGCATGTGGGTAATGTGCGGCGCCTGGGAACCGAGCCGGACGCCAGCGTGCCGGGTTATGGCCCGACCGAGAAGCTCAAGGACGGCAAGCTGGTGGTGCACGGCATGACCCACCAGGACATCCAGGAGGTGATCGCGGCATTCGCCCAGGCTGCCAGGGATGCCCGGGACATTGGCATGGACGGTGTAGAGATCCATGGTGCCCACGGCTATCTGGTGGATCAGTTCTTCTGGGAAGGCACCAACCAGCGTACCGATGAATACGGCGGTGACCTGGCCCAGCGCTCGCGCTTTGCCATCGAGCTGATCCAGGCCGTGCGCGCCGCCGTCGGCCCGGACTTCCCGATCATCCTGCGTTTCTCCCAGTGGAAGCAGCAGGACTACAACGCCCGCCTGGTGCAGACCCCGCAGGCCCTGGAGGCGTTCCTCAAGCCGCTGGCCGAAGCTGGGGTGGACATCTTCCACTGCTCCACCCGCCGCTTCTGGGAGCCGGAGTTCGAAGGCTCCGAGCTGAACCTGGCTGGCTGGACGCGCAAGCTCACCGGCAAGCCCACCATTACCGTGGGCAGCGTCGGCCTGGACGGTGAGTTCCTGCAGTTCATGGTCAACACCGACAAGGTGGCGCAACCGGCCAGCCTCGAGAACCTGCTGCAGCGCCTGGGCAATGAAGAGTTCGACCTGGTGGCCGTGGGCCGGGCGCTGCTGGTGGACCCGGACTGGGCGCAGAAGGTCCGCGAAGGCCGTGAGCAGGAGATCCTGCCGTTCAGCCGTGAGGCGCTGACCACCCTGGTCTAG
- a CDS encoding glutathione peroxidase, giving the protein MSAFHDLKLKALDGQELPLAPFKGQVVLVVNVASKCGLTPQYAALENLHQQYKGQGFTVLGLPCNQFAGQEPGTEQQIQEFCSLNYGVTFPLSSKLEVNGPERHQLYRLLAGEGAEFPGDISWNFEKFLLGKDGRVLARFSPRTAPDDPAVVQAIEKALS; this is encoded by the coding sequence ATGAGTGCTTTTCACGACCTTAAACTGAAAGCCCTGGATGGTCAGGAACTGCCGCTCGCGCCCTTCAAGGGGCAAGTCGTGCTGGTGGTCAACGTCGCTTCCAAATGTGGCCTGACACCACAGTATGCGGCGCTGGAGAATCTCCACCAGCAATACAAGGGCCAGGGATTCACGGTGCTGGGCTTGCCCTGCAACCAGTTCGCCGGGCAGGAACCGGGAACCGAACAGCAGATCCAGGAGTTTTGCAGCCTCAACTATGGGGTGACCTTCCCCCTGAGCAGCAAGCTCGAGGTCAATGGCCCGGAGCGCCATCAGCTGTATCGCCTGCTGGCGGGCGAGGGCGCCGAGTTTCCCGGGGACATCTCCTGGAACTTCGAAAAATTCCTGCTGGGCAAGGACGGCCGCGTCCTGGCGCGCTTCTCGCCACGTACCGCCCCTGATGATCCCGCCGTGGTCCAGGCGATTGAAAAAGCCTTGAGCTGA
- a CDS encoding FKBP-type peptidyl-prolyl cis-trans isomerase has protein sequence MLIAANKAVSIDYTLTNDAGEVIDSSAGGAPLVYLHGAGNIIPGLEKALEGKQVGDELNVAVEPEDAYGEYAAELVSTLSRSMFEGVDELEVGMQFHASAPDGQMQIVTIRDLDGDDVTVDGNHPLAGQRLNFQVKIVAIRDASQEEVAHGHVHGEGGHHH, from the coding sequence ATGCTGATCGCCGCCAATAAGGCTGTCTCCATCGACTATACCCTCACCAACGACGCTGGTGAGGTCATCGACAGCTCCGCCGGCGGCGCCCCGCTGGTTTACCTGCACGGCGCAGGGAACATCATCCCGGGCCTGGAAAAGGCCCTGGAAGGCAAGCAGGTCGGTGACGAGCTGAACGTTGCCGTGGAACCCGAGGACGCCTACGGCGAATACGCTGCCGAACTGGTCAGCACCTTGAGCCGCAGCATGTTCGAAGGCGTCGACGAGCTGGAAGTGGGCATGCAGTTCCATGCTTCCGCTCCGGATGGCCAGATGCAGATCGTCACCATTCGTGACCTGGACGGCGACGACGTGACCGTCGACGGCAACCACCCACTGGCTGGCCAGCGCCTGAACTTCCAGGTCAAGATCGTTGCCATCCGTGACGCCAGCCAGGAAGAAGTCGCCCATGGTCACGTCCATGGCGAAGGTGGTCATCACCACTGA
- a CDS encoding DUF3565 domain-containing protein, which yields METALLAAISMGRDLLHKNEERPSLAKQSLESERNPDKRNARQPPTICGFHLDEDDHWVAELSCGHTQHLRHQPPWQSRAWVLDPARRAEKIGQPFACGWCAQDAGNDNLSR from the coding sequence ATGGAGACAGCCTTATTGGCGGCGATCAGCATGGGGCGGGACCTTTTGCATAAGAATGAAGAACGTCCAAGTTTAGCGAAGCAATCGCTCGAAAGCGAACGGAACCCGGACAAACGGAATGCGCGGCAACCCCCGACAATCTGCGGCTTCCACCTGGACGAAGATGACCATTGGGTCGCCGAACTGTCCTGCGGCCATACCCAGCACCTGCGCCACCAGCCGCCGTGGCAATCGCGCGCCTGGGTGCTGGACCCGGCACGGCGGGCAGAAAAAATAGGCCAGCCCTTTGCCTGTGGCTGGTGTGCGCAGGACGCCGGAAACGATAACCTTAGCCGCTGA
- the pta gene encoding phosphate acetyltransferase, with translation MQTFFIAPTDFGVGLTSISLGLVRTLERAGLKVGFFKPIAQPHPGDTGPERSTELVARTHGLKPPQPLGLAHVERMLGDGQLDELLEEIITLYQQAAIGKDVLVVEGMVPTRNASYAARVNLHLAKSLDAEVILVSAPENEVLTELSGRVELQAQLFGGPRDPKVLGVILNKVRTDESIEAFSARLKEHSPLLRSGDFRLLGCIPFQPELNAPRTRDVAELMGAQVLNAGDYETRRMTKIIICARTMRNTVELLKPGVLVVTPGDRDDIILAVSLAAINGVPLAGLLLTSGTLPDPKIMDLCRGALNAGLPVLSVSTGSYDTANQLNGLNKEIPIDDRERAEIITDFVASHLDADWLHQRCGTPREMRLSPAVFRYQLIQRAQQADKRIVLPEGSEPLTVQAAAICQARGIARCVLLAKPDDVHAVARAQGIELPEGLEILDPDLIRERYVEPMVALRKSKSLNAPMAEQQLEDPVVIGTVMLALDEVDGLVSGLVHSTANTIRPALQLIKTAPGCTLVSSVFFMLFPEQVLVYGDCVMNPHPSASELAEIALQSADSAAAFGISPRVAMISYSSGDSASGEEVEKVREATLLAHEAQRSLLIDGPLQYDAAANENVARQLAPNSQVAGKATVFVFPDLNTGNTTHKAVQRSADCVSLGPMLQGLRKPVNDLPRGAQVDDIVYTIALTAIQAANRPMDA, from the coding sequence ATGCAAACTTTTTTTATCGCACCCACCGATTTTGGTGTGGGCCTGACCTCCATCAGCCTGGGGCTGGTACGCACCCTGGAACGCGCCGGCCTCAAGGTCGGTTTCTTCAAGCCCATTGCCCAGCCACATCCCGGCGACACCGGCCCTGAACGCTCCACCGAGCTGGTGGCCCGCACCCATGGCCTGAAACCGCCACAACCACTGGGCCTGGCCCATGTGGAACGGATGCTGGGCGACGGCCAGCTGGATGAACTGCTGGAAGAAATCATCACCCTCTACCAGCAGGCGGCCATCGGCAAGGACGTGCTGGTTGTCGAGGGCATGGTGCCGACCCGCAACGCCAGCTATGCCGCGCGGGTCAACCTGCACCTGGCCAAGAGCCTGGATGCCGAGGTGATCCTGGTATCGGCCCCGGAAAACGAAGTGCTCACCGAACTCTCCGGGCGAGTCGAGTTGCAGGCACAGCTGTTCGGCGGCCCGCGGGATCCCAAGGTACTGGGGGTGATCCTCAACAAGGTCCGTACCGACGAAAGCATCGAGGCCTTCAGCGCCCGCCTGAAGGAGCATTCGCCGCTGTTGCGCAGCGGCGACTTCCGCCTGCTGGGCTGCATTCCCTTCCAGCCGGAGCTCAATGCCCCACGCACCCGCGACGTGGCGGAGCTGATGGGCGCCCAGGTACTCAACGCCGGGGACTACGAGACCCGGCGCATGACCAAGATCATCATTTGCGCCCGCACCATGCGCAACACCGTGGAGCTGCTCAAGCCCGGCGTGCTGGTGGTGACGCCGGGCGACCGCGACGACATCATCCTCGCGGTGAGCCTGGCGGCGATCAACGGCGTGCCCCTGGCCGGCCTGCTGCTGACCAGCGGCACCCTGCCCGACCCGAAGATCATGGACCTGTGCCGCGGCGCCCTGAATGCCGGCCTGCCCGTGCTGTCGGTGAGCACCGGCTCCTATGACACCGCCAACCAGCTCAATGGCTTGAACAAGGAAATCCCCATCGATGACCGCGAACGCGCGGAAATCATCACCGACTTCGTCGCCAGCCACCTCGACGCCGACTGGCTGCACCAGCGCTGTGGCACCCCACGGGAGATGCGCCTGTCGCCGGCCGTATTCCGCTACCAGTTGATCCAGCGTGCCCAGCAAGCCGACAAGCGTATCGTCCTGCCCGAAGGCAGCGAGCCCCTGACCGTGCAGGCCGCCGCCATCTGCCAGGCCCGAGGCATCGCCCGTTGCGTGCTGCTGGCCAAGCCGGACGATGTCCACGCCGTGGCCCGGGCCCAGGGCATCGAGCTGCCCGAAGGCCTGGAGATCCTCGATCCGGACCTGATCCGTGAGCGTTATGTCGAGCCCATGGTGGCCCTGCGCAAGAGCAAGAGCCTCAACGCGCCGATGGCCGAGCAGCAACTGGAAGACCCGGTGGTGATCGGTACCGTGATGCTGGCCCTGGATGAGGTCGACGGCCTGGTTTCCGGGCTCGTCCACTCCACCGCCAACACCATCCGCCCAGCCCTGCAACTGATCAAGACCGCGCCGGGCTGCACCCTGGTCTCCTCGGTATTCTTCATGCTGTTCCCCGAGCAGGTGCTGGTCTACGGCGACTGCGTGATGAACCCGCACCCCAGCGCCAGCGAACTGGCGGAAATCGCCCTGCAGAGCGCCGACTCGGCGGCGGCCTTCGGTATCTCGCCACGGGTGGCGATGATCAGCTACTCCAGTGGCGACTCGGCCAGCGGCGAAGAAGTGGAGAAAGTCCGCGAGGCCACCTTGCTGGCCCACGAGGCCCAACGTTCACTGCTGATCGATGGCCCACTGCAATACGATGCCGCCGCCAACGAGAACGTCGCCCGGCAACTGGCCCCCAACAGCCAGGTCGCGGGCAAGGCCACGGTCTTCGTGTTCCCGGACCTGAACACCGGCAACACCACTCACAAGGCCGTGCAGCGCAGTGCTGATTGCGTCAGCCTGGGCCCGATGCTGCAAGGCCTGCGCAAACCCGTGAACGACCTGCCGCGCGGGGCCCAGGTGGACGATATCGTGTACACCATCGCCCTGACTGCGATCCAAGCCGCCAACCGACCCATGGATGCCTGA